A stretch of the Capsicum annuum cultivar UCD-10X-F1 chromosome 8, UCD10Xv1.1, whole genome shotgun sequence genome encodes the following:
- the LOC107839799 gene encoding protein STICHEL has translation MSSEMRRPGGGNGGVVGSNGFDPSNLHLKKELTQIKKAAKVLRDPGTSSSWRSPLNSARSVAAAEARKHHYFHHYKAGNTSKHQVSGSLDAKTTIIEQVDRNGGTGNNGKEKKVFLYNWRSQKSESERSRKLGDEEDIGNGNGHEESSSTPEESVEDSLSDARHGGNDSKSDTYVSDRYASMILKCKDTNFMPSIRRNMKKKSNRSNYSSAILRHHGEKLQQQILPSRISRRASEGLGTARDDSTSLVDQSDDTEDYCNSDDIRRISAASPLLAKIRNRNRAYWSSKLRNSGREDSSYTYSTPALSISSFNRYAIRNPSTIGSWDATTASLNDGDDEVDDQLDLPGRQGCGIPCWSRRSTPKSRGGGGSCYSPSFSDTLRRKGSSILCGSQTMYQRRRRGSSLGYPKRRHSSRNAAQGLIPLLTNGDGQGMSSIGTGHSDDELSTNFGELDLEALSRLDGKRWSTSCRSQDGLELVALKGEDGEEDSPENIRSLSQKYRPMFFEELIGQNIVVQSLVNAISRGRIAPVYLFQGPRGTGKTSTARIFTAALNCLATEETKPCGVCRECVDFMSGKCKNLREVDGTNKKGIDKVKYLLKNLAASQQSSSGFKVFVVDECHLLPSKTWLAFLKFLEEPPPRVVFIFVTTDLDNVPRAVLSRCQKYLFNKIKDGDIVLRLKKISSDEDLDVESEALDLIALNTDGSLRDAETMLDQLSLLGKRITTSLVNDLIGVVSDEKLLELLELAMSSDTAETVKRARELLDSGVDPIVLMSQLATLIMDIIAGTHPIVDAKQTDTSAGKSLTETELDGLKQALKLLSEAEKQLRISSERSTWFTATLLQLGSATSLDRTHSGSSHRLSAKTTEEDPSSTSREAISLRQRTDTHHAPCKLGSPSSFAKANRRNSTSRELAVPSMNAEVLGGPHNDTKDSKATSRCPNTNLLDDIWIRCIDKCHSNTLKQLLHTCGTLLSISEVEGGFVAHIAFRDSKVKLRAERFLSSITNSFENILRSNVEVRLVLLPDGETSDDGEKPITSINSGGLKQMSSQNMVKRERIVCSNQDPLQVSRGSFNDSESKMVETFESASGNAGTSSSKERISEIPVQRIESIIREQRLETAWLQAMEKGTPGSMSRLKPERNQVLPQDGLYHNNQLESINSRELSSQHWHDDLNEEIRSLKMIDGKAVQKDQTSKKSDNYPISPSLLHNGIYAGNFSKDNMGYESGSGGCFCWNNSRPQRRGKVKQGTPVRPPKGGRFLWFGECAKSRRTESRLRR, from the exons atgtcATCTGAAATGAGAAGGCCTGGTGGTGGCAATGGTGGGGTTGTTGGGAGTAATGGTTTTGATCCAAGTAATCTTCATTTGAAGAAAGAGTTGACACAAATTAAGAAAGCTGCTAAAGTGTTGAGAGATCCAGGGACCAGTTCCTCTTGGCGTTCCCCACTTAACTCTGCTAGATCTGTTGCTGCTGCGGAAGCACGCAAGCATCATTACTTTCATCATTACAAGGCTGGTAATACTAGTAAGCATCAAGTCAGTGGCTCCCTTGATGCTAAAACAACTATTATTGAGCAAGTTGATAGAAATGGTGGCACCGGAAATAATGGGAAAGAGAAAAAAGTGTTTCTGTATAATTGGAGGTCACAAAAGTCTGAGAGTGAAAGGAGTAGAAAGCTAGGTGATGAGGAAGATATTGGAAATGGGAATGGTCATGAGGAGTCTTCTTCAACTCCAGAGGAGAGTGTGGAAGATAGTTTGAGCGATGCGCGGCATGGTGGCAATGATTCCAAGAGTGATACTTATGTAAGTGATAGGTATGCTTCAATGATTTTAAAGTGTAAAGATACTAATTTTATGCCATCTATTAGACggaatatgaagaaaaaatcGAATAGAAGTAATTATTCTAGTGCTATTTTAAGACATCACGGTGAAAAGTTGCAGCAGCAAATTCTTCCTAGTAGGATTTCTAGAAGAGCGTCGGAGGGTTTAGGTACGGCAAGGGATGATTCCACGAGTCTGGTTGATCAATCTGATGATACTGAGGATTATTGTAATTCTGACGATATAAGGAGGATTTCCGCAGCTTCACCATTGCTTGCTAAGATTAGGAATAGGAATCGGGCTTATTGGTCATCTAAGTTGAGAAATAGTGGGAGGGAGGATTCATCTTATACATATAGTACCCCTGCATTGTCTAtaagttctttcaacagataTGCTATTAGAAATCCAAGTACCATTGGTTCATGGGATGCCACAACGGCTTCTCTCAATGATGGGGATGATGAGGTGGATGATCAGCTTGATTTGCCTGGTCGACAGGGATGTGGGATTCCTTGTTGGTCCAGGAGGTCAACACCAAAATCTAGGGGTGGAGGTGGGAGTTGTTATTCACCATCCTTTTCTGATACTTTGAGGAGGAAAGGAAGCAGTATTCTGTGTGGAAGTCAAACTATGTATCAAAGAAGACGCCGTGGATCATCTTTAGGTTACCCCAAGAGGAGACACAGTTCACGGAATGCTGCTCAAGGCCTCATTCCGTTGCTAACCAATGGTGATGGACAAGGAATGTCCTCAATAGGAACTGGACACAGTGATGATGAGCTCTCCACAAACTTTGGGGAACTTGATCTGGAGGCACTGAGTAGGTTGGACGGGAAGAGGTGGTCTACTAGCTGCAGAAGTCAAGATGGACTGGAGCTGGTGGCACTGAAGGGAGAAGATGGAGAGGAGGACTCCCCGGAGAATATCAGAAGCTTGAGCCAGAAGTACAGGCCAATGTTTTTCGAGGAATTAATCGGGCAGAACATTGTTGTTCAGTCCTTAGTGAATGCAATCTCCAGGGGACGAATTGCCCCTGTTTATCTTTTCCAGGGCCCACGAGGGACTGGAAAGACATCAACAGCAAGAATTTTTACTGCTGCTTTAAATTGTCTTGCCACAGAAGAAACTAAACCCTGTGGTGTCTGCAGAGAATGTGTGGATTTCATGTCGGGGAAATGTAAGAATCTTAGAGAGGTTGATGGGACGAACAAAAAAGGAATTGATAAAGTTAAGTATCTTCTGAAGAATCTGGCAGCGAGTCAGCAATCATCTTCAGGATTCAAGGTATTTGTTGTTGATGAATGTCACTTGCTGCCTTCAAAGACATGGCTAGCATTTCTGAAGTTCCTTGAAGAACCACCACCACGAGTTGTCTTCATATTTGTTACTACTGATCTTGACAATGTGCCGCGTGCTGTATTGTCTCGGTGTCAGAAGTACCTCTTCAATAAAATCAAGGATGGTGATATTGTGCTCAGATTAAAGAAGATTTCCTCCGATGAGGATTTGGATGTGGAGTCAGAAGCActagatttgattgctttgaatACGGATGGATCACTCCGGGATGCAGAAACTATGTTAGATCAGCTGAGTTTGTTGGGGAAACGAATCACTACCTCTTTGGTAAATGATCTG ATTGGTGTGGTTTCAGATGAGAAGCTACTGGAACTTTTGGAGCTAGCCATGTCATCTGATACTGCAGAAACAGTAAAAAGAGCTCGGGAATTGTTGGATTCAGGCGTTGATCCAATAGTTTTGATGTCTCAATTGGCTACACTCATCATGGATATAATTGCAGGGACTCATCCAATAGTTGATGCCAAGCAAACTGATACCTCTGCCGGTAAAAGTT TGACCGAGACAGAGCTGGATGGGTTGAAGCAAGCATTAAAGCTTCTTTCTGAGGCAGAGAAACAACTTAGGATTTCTAGTGAACGTTCGACTTGGTTTACAGCAACCCTTCTGCAGCTGGGTTCAGCTACTTCACTAGATCGGACACATTCAGGAAGCAGTCACAGGCTGAGTGCTAAGACAACAGAGGAAGACCCTTCTAGTACATCTAGAGAAGCTATATCCCTGAGGCAGAGAACTGATACACACCATGCACCATGTAAGTTAGGTTCTCCCTCATCTTTTGCAAAAGCCAACCGTCGAAACTCAACAAGTAGAGAATTGGCCGTCCCATCAATGAATGCGGAGGTATTGGGTGGTCCACATAATGATACTAAGGACAGCAAGGCAACATCTAGGTGCCCCAACACAAATTTGCTGGATGATATCTGGATCAGATGCATTGATAAATGCCACTCCAACACTTTGAAGCAACTGCTTCATACTTGTGGAACACTTCTGTCGATCTCTGAAGTGGAAG GTGGTTTTGTTGCTCATATTGCCTTTCGCGATAGCAAGGTTAAATTGAGAGCAGAGAGGTTTCTTAGCAGTATCACGAAttcatttgaaaatattttacgGAGCAATGTAGAGGTTAGACTTGTTCTGCTACCAGATGGGGAAACATCTGATGATGGTGAAAAGCCAATTACATCGATCAATTCTGGAGGTTTGAAACAGATGAGTTCACAAAATATGGTGAAGAGGGAAAGAATTGTTTGCTCGAATCAGGATCCACTACAGGTATCAAGAGGAAGCTTTAATGATTCTGAAAGCAAGATGGTTGAAACTTTTGAGTCAGCAAGTGGAAATGCTGGAACAAGTAGTTCTAAAGAGAGAATCTCAGAAATTCCTGTGCAGAGAATAGAATCCATCATACGTGAGCAGAGGTTAGAAACAGCATGGTTACAAGCAATGGAGAAAGGGACTCCTGGATCAATGAGTCGCCTGAAACCTGAGAGGAACCAAGTCCTGCCACAAGATGGTCTTTATCATAACAACCAACTAGAATCAATTAATTCGAGGGAACTGTCCTCCCAACATTGGCATGATGATCTGAATGAGGAAATTAGAAGTCTGAAGATGATTGACGGAAAGGCTGTTCAGAAGGATCAGACCAGTAAAAAGAGTGACAATTATCCCATTTCACCAAGTTTGTTGCATAATGGCATATACGCCGGCAATTTCAGCAAAGACAACAT GGGATATGAATCAGGATCCGGAGGTTGTTTCTGTTGGAACAACAGCAGACCCCAAAGAAGGGGCAAG GTTAAACAAGGGACCCCTGTGAGACCACCAAAAGGCGGCCGGTTCTTATGGTTTGGGGAGTGTGCAAAATCAAGGAGAACAGAGAGTAGATTGAGAAGATAG